The proteins below come from a single Spirochaetota bacterium genomic window:
- the hisA gene encoding 1-(5-phosphoribosyl)-5-[(5-phosphoribosylamino)methylideneamino]imidazole-4-carboxamide isomerase has translation MLIIPAIDIKNGNCVRLLQGDPEKETVYSRSPVDMAKRFEDAGARLIHVVDLDGAFEGRPVNRDIVSAIASTVSIPIEIGGGIRTADAVRMYADIGIRRIIVGTIILEESFLTLIDRFRDVLVAGIDAKNSIVATHGWKQVSSMYALDLIRKLKDHGIRDVIYTDIATDGMLTGPNLKAIREILDEINDIDLVASGGISSMQDLVNLSEFEGSGLKGCITGKAIYDGRIEIAEAFSRFQ, from the coding sequence ATGCTGATCATCCCGGCCATTGACATCAAGAACGGCAATTGTGTCAGGCTCCTCCAGGGCGATCCCGAGAAGGAAACCGTATACTCCCGGAGCCCCGTCGACATGGCTAAGCGCTTTGAAGACGCAGGGGCCAGGCTTATCCACGTTGTTGACCTTGACGGCGCCTTCGAGGGCAGACCGGTCAATCGCGACATCGTCTCGGCCATAGCCTCCACTGTCTCGATACCGATCGAGATCGGAGGCGGCATACGCACTGCCGATGCCGTCCGCATGTATGCCGACATCGGCATACGGCGCATTATCGTCGGCACCATAATACTGGAGGAATCATTCCTGACCCTGATCGACCGGTTCCGCGACGTCCTGGTCGCCGGCATTGACGCGAAAAACTCCATCGTTGCCACCCACGGGTGGAAACAGGTTTCGTCCATGTACGCCCTTGACCTTATTCGCAAGCTCAAGGACCACGGCATACGGGACGTCATCTATACCGACATTGCCACCGACGGCATGCTCACGGGCCCGAACCTGAAGGCCATCCGGGAAATCCTGGATGAAATTAACGACATTGATCTCGTCGCGTCAGGGGGAATATCCTCGATGCAGGACCTGGTAAACCTGTCGGAATTCGAAGGCTCCGGCCTGAAGGGATGCATAACGGGAAAGGCCATATACGATGGCAGAATAGAAATTGCCGAAGCCTTCTCCCGTTTTCAATAA
- a CDS encoding sensor domain-containing diguanylate cyclase, with the protein MKPSDDTDFIIHFPTEIEQYERKIYDLKQLIEISKGLNSTLEYNILIDSILLTCMGQMQLLMAGIFLKKGIGHENFALHRNYKGFEVDHSIDYELEPDSEAIRFMEKNFRCYTLEELEDGVSNEPSLDILKLLKPNLVVPLMCKGILNGIIILGDRINSKDFTETEKEYLLDIASLAGIAIHNASLYEMATTDMMTKLKIHHYFHTMLIEEINRANRLSRPLSIIMADIDHFKVLNDTYGHQAGDMVLINVAKIIRENIRQIDVPSRYGGEEFSVILPGTEIHEALVVAERIRQNIEKSKVEYDNKDLRATISIGVTQYDPDLDKTKNTLIERADKALYMSKRNGHNLVSFL; encoded by the coding sequence ATGAAACCATCAGACGATACAGATTTTATCATCCACTTTCCTACGGAGATCGAACAGTATGAACGCAAGATCTACGATCTAAAGCAGCTCATTGAGATTAGCAAGGGACTCAATTCGACCCTTGAGTACAACATACTGATCGATTCCATACTCCTCACCTGCATGGGTCAAATGCAGCTCCTCATGGCCGGCATCTTTCTGAAAAAAGGGATAGGCCACGAGAATTTCGCCCTCCACCGCAATTACAAGGGCTTTGAGGTGGATCATTCGATCGACTATGAGCTCGAGCCCGATTCGGAAGCAATACGCTTCATGGAGAAAAATTTCCGATGCTACACACTGGAAGAGCTTGAAGACGGCGTTTCCAACGAACCGTCGCTTGACATCCTGAAGCTGCTCAAGCCCAACCTGGTTGTCCCCCTAATGTGCAAGGGCATTCTCAACGGCATCATCATACTCGGCGACAGGATCAACAGCAAGGATTTCACCGAGACTGAGAAAGAATACCTCCTTGATATTGCGTCCCTGGCGGGCATCGCCATTCACAACGCCTCTCTCTATGAGATGGCCACCACGGACATGATGACGAAGCTTAAGATCCATCATTATTTCCACACCATGCTCATCGAGGAGATAAACCGCGCCAACAGGCTCAGCAGGCCCCTCTCCATCATCATGGCCGATATCGACCATTTCAAGGTGTTGAATGACACCTACGGTCACCAGGCCGGCGACATGGTGCTCATCAACGTGGCGAAAATCATCCGCGAAAACATTCGGCAGATCGATGTCCCGTCGCGCTACGGCGGCGAGGAGTTTTCAGTGATCCTTCCCGGCACCGAGATCCACGAGGCGCTGGTCGTCGCCGAACGCATACGGCAGAATATAGAGAAATCCAAGGTCGAGTACGACAACAAGGATCTCAGGGCCACCATCTCCATCGGTGTGACCCAGTATGACCCGGACCTGGACAAAACAAAAAACACCCTCATCGAACGGGCCGATAAGGCCCTGTACATGTCAAAACGCAACGGCCACAATCTCGTATCCTTCCTGTAA
- the hisH gene encoding imidazole glycerol phosphate synthase subunit HisH — protein sequence MITVIDYGMGNLRSVVKAIEKFTDRVAVSADPSSIEKSDALIMPGDGAFGMAMENLTSRGWIGPIHEFIERGGHFFGICLGFQLLFSSSEEFGSHRGLGIIPGDVVRFGEEDLKVPHMGWNTVDLIREAPAFAGIPTGSYFYFIHSYYPEVSDRSWVIGEVEYGKPFPCIVGKGNIIATQFHPEKSHTVGLKIIENFVSGLC from the coding sequence ATGATCACGGTCATTGATTACGGGATGGGAAACCTCAGGTCCGTGGTGAAGGCTATTGAAAAGTTCACCGACAGGGTGGCGGTTTCAGCCGATCCCTCCTCGATAGAAAAATCGGACGCCCTGATAATGCCCGGCGACGGAGCCTTCGGCATGGCCATGGAAAACCTCACTTCCCGCGGATGGATCGGACCGATCCATGAATTCATTGAAAGGGGAGGGCACTTCTTCGGCATCTGCCTCGGGTTCCAGCTCCTTTTTTCAAGCAGCGAGGAGTTCGGCTCCCACAGGGGCCTGGGGATCATTCCCGGCGATGTGGTCAGGTTCGGAGAAGAGGACCTGAAAGTGCCTCACATGGGATGGAACACCGTGGATCTGATCAGGGAAGCGCCTGCCTTTGCCGGCATTCCGACAGGAAGCTATTTTTATTTTATACACTCCTATTACCCGGAGGTCAGCGACCGGAGCTGGGTGATCGGCGAGGTTGAATACGGCAAGCCCTTCCCGTGCATCGTGGGCAAGGGCAATATCATAGCGACTCAGTTCCACCCGGAAAAGAGCCACACCGTGGGGCTTAAAATCATCGAGAACTTCGTGAGCGGACTATGCTGA
- the rplU gene encoding 50S ribosomal protein L21, with protein MYAIVEISGKQYKVEKDATLNVDKLEKNANDELIIDKILMVSGDDKVMIGQPYLKNVKITAKVIGDIKGEKVRGIKFQKRKRHERTLGHRQNYSQIKISELTVG; from the coding sequence ATGTATGCAATAGTGGAAATCTCAGGGAAACAGTACAAGGTTGAAAAAGACGCAACTCTCAATGTCGATAAACTTGAAAAAAACGCTAATGACGAACTGATCATAGACAAAATTCTCATGGTATCCGGCGACGACAAGGTAATGATCGGGCAGCCGTATTTAAAGAACGTTAAGATCACCGCGAAAGTCATTGGCGATATCAAGGGCGAAAAGGTCAGAGGCATTAAATTCCAGAAGCGCAAGCGCCATGAGCGGACCCTGGGCCACCGCCAGAATTATTCGCAGATAAAAATCAGCGAACTGACGGTCGGTTAG
- a CDS encoding ribosomal-processing cysteine protease Prp, translating to MITVTYHNIQYDDELRCDLNGSGIIKVRIEGHALFSPEGTRSQPHRKAGAAKGYNLICAAISFSALTLLRSITIIAGINPDYTINEGLMEFWFHGSALNAEQKTIIRVLLESFLIGMLDMRKKYPDEIAIQTVAQTQ from the coding sequence TTGATCACGGTCACGTATCATAATATCCAGTATGATGACGAACTGCGCTGCGATTTAAACGGCAGCGGTATAATAAAAGTCAGGATCGAAGGTCACGCGCTGTTCAGTCCGGAGGGGACCAGGAGTCAACCGCACAGGAAAGCGGGCGCGGCAAAGGGGTATAACCTGATCTGCGCGGCGATTTCCTTTTCGGCATTGACGCTGTTGAGATCGATAACGATCATCGCCGGGATCAATCCTGATTACACCATCAATGAAGGTTTGATGGAGTTCTGGTTCCACGGGTCGGCGCTGAACGCCGAACAGAAGACGATAATACGGGTGCTTCTTGAGTCTTTTTTAATAGGCATGCTTGACATGCGCAAGAAATACCCGGATGAAATAGCGATACAGACAGTCGCACAAACTCAGTAA
- the hisB gene encoding imidazoleglycerol-phosphate dehydratase HisB: protein MERKGSVKRKTKETDIALELILDSVEKSEIASGVPFFDHMLESMSKHGRFRLTLSCKGDNDIDDHHSVEDIGICLGQALKQALGDKAGIVRFGDVTIPMDDALTLVAVDLSGRPFYKYTGPLLNGSIATYSEELTDEFLRALAMNAGINLHVMVYYGQNKHHVHETIFKALGISLYRAASRDLGLKGEVPSTKGTI, encoded by the coding sequence ATGGAAAGGAAAGGCTCGGTAAAAAGAAAAACCAAAGAGACTGACATAGCCCTCGAACTGATTTTGGACAGCGTTGAAAAATCAGAGATAGCCAGCGGCGTCCCCTTTTTCGATCACATGCTCGAATCGATGTCGAAACACGGAAGGTTCCGGCTCACTCTTTCCTGCAAGGGAGACAATGATATTGACGACCACCATTCCGTCGAGGATATCGGCATTTGCCTTGGCCAGGCCCTGAAGCAGGCCCTCGGCGACAAGGCGGGCATAGTCCGGTTCGGCGATGTAACAATTCCAATGGATGACGCTCTTACCCTGGTGGCGGTCGATCTTTCCGGCAGGCCATTTTACAAGTACACCGGCCCGCTCCTGAACGGCTCCATAGCGACCTACAGCGAGGAATTGACCGATGAATTCCTGCGCGCCCTGGCTATGAACGCCGGCATCAACCTCCATGTCATGGTATATTACGGCCAGAACAAGCACCATGTCCATGAGACGATATTCAAGGCCCTGGGCATTTCATTATACAGGGCCGCAAGCAGGGACCTGGGCCTGAAAGGCGAGGTCCCGTCGACAAAAGGAACCATATGA
- a CDS encoding Sua5/YciO/YrdC/YwlC family protein codes for MKTETISIKKLKKDGTIDSSITRSLADMIKGGKTVLMPVDAIYGIVCLDDQRNREILERITGDSDSHVVRMVSSFKMLNEISNIDKLEFDFLHRIWPGELIVYVEDISAKGKAIPVRMPRSKYQQDIIDHVGKPCLYSALLDADKKPMYRKKEIIDTLEGRIDCLLVIDEFCKEHTLPSVVDISKGTLAIINEGRVSTEEIKSLYFLGKDDSVL; via the coding sequence ATGAAAACAGAAACCATATCGATCAAGAAGCTCAAAAAAGACGGCACCATTGACTCGTCCATTACACGCAGCCTTGCCGACATGATTAAAGGCGGTAAGACCGTGCTGATGCCGGTTGACGCCATCTATGGCATTGTGTGCCTCGATGACCAACGCAACAGGGAAATACTGGAGCGCATAACAGGCGACTCCGACTCACATGTCGTTCGCATGGTTTCGTCATTCAAGATGCTCAACGAAATCAGCAACATCGACAAGCTTGAATTTGATTTTCTTCATCGCATATGGCCCGGGGAGCTTATCGTGTATGTCGAGGATATCTCTGCAAAAGGGAAGGCCATTCCCGTACGCATGCCCAGGAGCAAGTACCAGCAGGATATAATCGATCACGTGGGAAAGCCCTGCCTCTACTCGGCCCTCCTCGATGCGGATAAAAAGCCGATGTACCGGAAAAAGGAGATTATAGACACCCTCGAAGGCAGGATCGATTGCCTCCTGGTGATCGATGAGTTCTGCAAGGAGCACACGCTTCCCTCCGTTGTCGACATCAGCAAGGGGACCCTTGCCATTATCAACGAAGGGAGGGTGTCCACGGAGGAAATAAAATCACTATATTTCCTGGGCAAGGATGACTCCGTTCTTTGA
- the proB gene encoding glutamate 5-kinase, with protein sequence MPRKNLIKHVRRIVVKIGSSSVTENGIISGKKVSAIVTDVSELIRRGFQVVIVTSGAITSGAGSLGRSVKNLTIPEKQAFAAVGQTILMNEYRARFSRQGLHAGQILLTEDDVKHRTRFLNARHTLETLLHLGIVPIVNENDSVAVTEIKFGDNDMLSAHVAGLINADLLILLSDVDGFFMDMEDPEPVEEIFSINDQIIERAGGSGSDFGTGGMMSKIRAAEIMIRFGEKMIIANAKTKNVLSRIMTGEKIGTIFIGKDKPLLGKKRWLALRKTTGILIIDEGAVKAIRVGKKSLLASGITGIAGEFSMGDVVEIAESARKRVGKGIVNYSSAELLQIKGRKSSEIKKILGDNVFREVVNRDDLIVY encoded by the coding sequence GTGCCACGTAAAAATCTGATAAAACATGTCAGGCGGATCGTCGTAAAGATCGGGTCATCATCCGTGACAGAAAACGGGATCATATCCGGCAAGAAGGTATCGGCGATCGTCACTGACGTTTCCGAGCTGATCCGGCGCGGATTCCAGGTCGTGATCGTCACGTCCGGCGCCATTACTTCCGGAGCCGGGTCCCTCGGGAGGAGCGTCAAGAACCTGACTATCCCGGAAAAACAGGCCTTTGCGGCCGTGGGACAGACTATCCTGATGAACGAATACCGCGCCAGGTTCAGCAGGCAGGGCCTTCACGCCGGCCAGATCCTTCTTACCGAGGACGACGTCAAGCACCGGACCAGGTTCCTCAACGCCCGACACACCCTTGAAACGCTCCTTCACCTCGGCATCGTGCCCATCGTGAACGAGAACGATTCCGTGGCGGTCACAGAAATCAAGTTCGGCGACAACGACATGCTCTCCGCCCATGTCGCTGGCCTGATTAACGCCGATCTGCTCATCCTCCTGTCTGATGTGGACGGCTTTTTCATGGACATGGAGGATCCCGAGCCTGTCGAGGAGATTTTTTCCATCAACGACCAGATAATCGAGCGCGCCGGCGGATCCGGATCGGATTTCGGCACCGGCGGCATGATGTCGAAAATCCGTGCCGCTGAAATCATGATCCGTTTCGGCGAAAAAATGATCATCGCCAATGCAAAGACCAAAAATGTCCTGTCGCGCATAATGACTGGAGAGAAGATCGGGACCATCTTCATCGGCAAGGACAAGCCTCTCCTGGGGAAAAAAAGATGGCTAGCCCTGAGAAAAACCACCGGGATCCTTATCATAGACGAGGGCGCGGTGAAGGCCATCAGGGTCGGGAAGAAATCGCTCCTAGCCTCGGGGATCACCGGGATAGCGGGAGAGTTCAGCATGGGCGATGTAGTTGAAATCGCCGAGAGCGCCAGGAAAAGGGTTGGTAAAGGCATAGTCAATTACAGCAGCGCCGAACTCCTCCAGATCAAGGGCAGGAAAAGCTCTGAAATCAAGAAGATCCTCGGCGACAATGTTTTCCGGGAAGTGGTCAACAGGGATGATTTGATTGTCTACTGA
- a CDS encoding BamA/TamA family outer membrane protein: MSVRTATILLLLGLLAMPGPPVTARRAVPEKEAWRWKTLATCHFDLYYPDGLEDLALKAGELAESGYLRVSGILGHEMKRIIPLVLYPAGNFSHCVKKENQADAVQGSLCNEYIPAGYVSFNGSYADLRRSITIETARVFQRAIAGETPLYAPAITSMRTPCWLSEGIARYCANGFDRSAYRSIHSMIAGNRYRGLSDNSLMQGGGDDEWASMGQAFCYFIEKRFDKETLGELLRDIRDLGFFTEALHGATGKTVEDLDRDFAGFLLELHRHESKKQLKKEVGLNRINSSRGPGDGMIPASSSDGKDIPAVGSAGGHPCIIVPDAVTGRTAQMIQLPFDQIRHPYISPDGRNIVFSAVAGSSEDIYLMDLHTKNITRITDDDFSDRYPSLSRDGGTILFLSNYNTRGDSADPDYRINQINIKTGNRTVLHPAQGNLPIIDGLAGSAIQYLSAQKSGPYPPEYHDPRINPAEITFDQYKPVTQSPWLQLGMAGTLQNSYLLFFQGVFTDILGRHRLVVSANYLRDRSSNYANASLSYTYSIRGLFLDIGFFRRGDPLRIESLNDMVDYPSTISSGIRGMEHYGGIASLGFGLGKSFTLRLGTSAGRYEKEHHFPLTRHNLKMTFGRLFMAAQYDTTEYASMVPIKGFRGQIRADHTFDLTGNRSFTGIGIDLSGYVPIGRKFIFALRGSGSMLIGPNRGNFQYYLGGFSSLRGYGLNSIAGSNMFMCSAELRFTPSDWRTFGIPRLGGLGNIGAAMFIDAGSAWNGGYRLIDKKTGRLDDLKLDFGFGVRAALSPLLILKLDFAWPFDNKTIKENVILFSIGFDYF, encoded by the coding sequence TTGAGCGTCCGCACGGCAACGATCCTTCTTCTGCTCGGGCTCCTCGCCATGCCCGGGCCCCCGGTCACAGCCCGTCGCGCCGTCCCTGAAAAGGAGGCCTGGCGATGGAAAACCCTTGCAACATGTCACTTTGACCTGTACTATCCGGATGGCCTTGAAGACCTGGCCCTTAAGGCGGGAGAGCTTGCCGAAAGCGGCTATCTCCGTGTTTCAGGCATTCTCGGCCATGAGATGAAAAGAATCATCCCACTGGTGCTGTACCCCGCCGGTAATTTTTCCCATTGTGTCAAGAAAGAAAATCAAGCCGATGCAGTTCAAGGATCATTATGTAACGAGTATATTCCCGCCGGATATGTTTCCTTTAATGGGTCCTATGCCGATCTGCGCAGATCGATAACCATTGAAACAGCCCGTGTCTTTCAACGCGCCATCGCCGGGGAAACACCCCTTTATGCGCCGGCAATCACGTCGATGCGTACACCCTGCTGGCTGTCTGAAGGAATTGCCCGGTATTGCGCCAATGGCTTCGACCGTTCCGCGTACAGATCTATTCACAGCATGATTGCCGGCAACCGATACCGTGGCCTTTCCGATAACTCCTTGATGCAAGGAGGCGGCGACGATGAGTGGGCCTCCATGGGCCAGGCTTTTTGCTATTTCATTGAAAAACGTTTCGACAAGGAAACATTGGGAGAGCTTCTCAGGGACATCAGGGACCTTGGCTTTTTCACCGAAGCTCTGCATGGGGCTACCGGTAAGACGGTTGAGGACCTCGATCGGGACTTTGCCGGATTCCTCCTGGAACTTCACAGACATGAATCAAAGAAACAATTAAAAAAAGAAGTTGGATTGAACCGTATCAACTCTTCCCGCGGGCCTGGGGACGGGATGATCCCGGCCTCATCATCGGACGGGAAGGACATTCCCGCGGTAGGCAGTGCCGGTGGACATCCTTGCATCATCGTGCCGGATGCAGTCACCGGCCGAACAGCACAGATGATTCAGCTTCCCTTCGATCAGATCAGGCATCCTTATATTTCCCCTGACGGCAGAAATATTGTCTTTTCCGCCGTGGCAGGCTCCTCCGAGGACATCTACTTGATGGATTTACACACAAAGAATATAACGCGGATCACCGATGATGATTTCAGCGACCGCTATCCGTCCCTGTCCCGTGATGGAGGAACCATTCTGTTTTTGAGCAATTATAATACCCGGGGCGATTCGGCCGACCCCGACTACCGGATCAATCAGATCAACATCAAGACAGGAAATAGGACGGTCCTGCACCCGGCACAGGGAAATCTTCCGATTATTGACGGCCTTGCCGGCTCAGCCATACAGTACCTGTCTGCTCAAAAGTCAGGTCCCTATCCGCCTGAATATCATGATCCCCGGATAAATCCTGCCGAAATTACCTTTGATCAGTACAAACCAGTGACGCAATCCCCATGGCTCCAACTGGGGATGGCGGGAACTCTGCAGAACAGCTATCTTCTCTTTTTTCAGGGAGTCTTCACCGATATACTCGGACGCCACAGGCTTGTAGTTTCCGCCAATTACCTGCGAGACCGGAGCAGCAATTACGCCAATGCTTCCCTGTCATATACCTATAGCATCAGGGGGCTATTCCTCGATATCGGCTTCTTCAGGCGGGGCGATCCATTGAGAATAGAATCGCTCAACGACATGGTGGATTATCCTTCAACGATTTCATCGGGCATACGAGGCATGGAGCATTACGGGGGGATTGCGTCGCTTGGCTTTGGCCTGGGTAAGTCATTTACTCTGCGACTGGGTACTTCCGCCGGCCGTTATGAAAAGGAACATCATTTCCCGCTGACGCGTCATAACTTGAAAATGACCTTTGGCAGACTATTCATGGCAGCGCAGTATGACACAACGGAATATGCCTCCATGGTTCCCATCAAAGGATTCCGGGGTCAAATAAGGGCTGATCACACCTTCGATCTTACCGGGAACAGGTCATTTACCGGCATCGGTATCGATCTTTCAGGGTATGTTCCCATCGGTAGAAAATTCATCTTTGCCCTCCGCGGATCGGGCTCAATGCTGATCGGCCCGAATCGCGGCAATTTTCAGTACTATCTCGGCGGCTTTTCCTCCCTCAGGGGATATGGTCTCAATTCCATAGCGGGAAGTAACATGTTTATGTGTTCAGCCGAATTACGGTTCACTCCTTCCGACTGGCGCACCTTCGGCATTCCCCGCCTCGGCGGGCTTGGAAATATCGGGGCAGCGATGTTCATAGATGCCGGATCTGCCTGGAACGGCGGATATAGATTGATTGACAAAAAAACGGGGCGCCTTGATGATCTGAAACTCGATTTCGGCTTCGGCGTCAGGGCGGCCCTGAGCCCCCTATTAATTTTAAAACTTGACTTTGCCTGGCCCTTTGATAATAAGACAATCAAGGAAAATGTTATTTTATTCAGCATTGGATTTGATTACTTCTAG
- the obgE gene encoding GTPase ObgE, protein MPKFTDTTYIRVKAGNGGPGSVSFHREKFIAWGGPDGGDGGKGGDIYIQADIRLHNLSHLFKDRLYKAENGHHGMGNNRHGKDGADFTVKVPAGTQVIDHESGEILADLLEEGERFLVLPGGIGGKGNAFFKSSTHQTPRFAQPGMPGEEKRVTLNLKLIADIGLVGLPNAGKSTLLAALTNAKPKIADYPFTTLVPNLGVVQNEDGSIYKIADIPGIIEGAHRGHGLGLSFLQHIERMKAILFILDVTGEDLKYTLDLLRSELNTYNSELTEKPYYILLNKIDLVDNDHVEEQKKNLKDKHVLPISAATGQHIDELLAVLDRLMELNGAT, encoded by the coding sequence GTGCCCAAATTCACAGATACGACATACATACGGGTCAAAGCCGGCAACGGCGGTCCCGGTTCCGTGTCCTTTCACAGGGAGAAATTCATTGCCTGGGGAGGTCCGGACGGAGGCGACGGGGGGAAGGGCGGTGACATTTACATCCAGGCCGACATACGGCTTCATAATCTCTCCCACCTCTTCAAGGACCGTCTTTACAAGGCGGAAAACGGCCATCACGGCATGGGAAATAATCGCCATGGCAAGGACGGAGCGGATTTTACCGTCAAGGTCCCTGCCGGGACCCAGGTCATCGATCATGAATCGGGGGAGATCCTTGCCGACCTGCTGGAAGAGGGAGAGCGATTCCTCGTTCTGCCCGGCGGGATAGGAGGGAAGGGGAACGCTTTCTTCAAATCATCCACTCACCAGACGCCGCGCTTCGCTCAACCCGGAATGCCCGGCGAGGAAAAACGTGTAACCCTGAACCTTAAGCTGATCGCGGACATAGGCCTGGTGGGCCTTCCCAACGCGGGCAAGTCGACACTTCTGGCCGCTCTTACTAATGCGAAGCCGAAGATCGCAGATTATCCCTTCACCACGCTGGTGCCTAATCTCGGCGTCGTTCAGAATGAAGACGGATCGATTTACAAGATCGCCGATATCCCCGGCATCATCGAGGGGGCCCATCGCGGCCATGGCCTGGGTCTCTCATTCCTCCAGCACATCGAGCGCATGAAGGCGATACTCTTCATTCTCGATGTCACCGGAGAAGACCTGAAATACACACTGGACCTTCTCAGGTCCGAGCTCAATACGTACAATAGTGAATTGACAGAAAAACCGTATTACATTCTTCTTAACAAGATCGACCTGGTCGATAATGACCATGTCGAAGAACAGAAAAAAAACCTGAAGGACAAGCATGTCCTTCCCATTTCGGCGGCCACGGGACAGCATATCGATGAGCTGCTGGCCGTTCTGGACAGGCTGATGGAGCTTAACGGTGCCACGTAA
- the rpmA gene encoding 50S ribosomal protein L27, translated as MAHKKGGGSTRNGRDSNSKRLGVKRYGGQLIKGGTIIVRQRGTKIHPGTNVGCGRDFTLFALIDGVVTFERLDKKRTKVSVYPPA; from the coding sequence ATGGCACATAAAAAAGGAGGCGGTTCGACACGGAACGGCCGCGATTCCAATTCAAAACGACTCGGCGTCAAGCGCTACGGCGGCCAGCTCATTAAAGGCGGGACCATCATAGTTCGCCAGCGCGGCACAAAGATACATCCGGGCACCAATGTCGGTTGCGGCAGGGACTTTACCCTTTTTGCCCTGATCGACGGCGTGGTCACCTTCGAAAGACTCGACAAGAAAAGAACTAAAGTTTCCGTTTATCCGCCGGCGTAA